A region of Panicum virgatum strain AP13 chromosome 8N, P.virgatum_v5, whole genome shotgun sequence DNA encodes the following proteins:
- the LOC120684423 gene encoding bisdemethoxycurcumin synthase-like: MAASAHPDTVLCDIHQRQRADGPAAILGIGVAYPTNCIHQDDFTDWYFGVTKSDHLTKLNAKMKKICDKSGIKKRHFYHTEEMIGGHPEIIDPAAPSLGVRQGIAANAAHSLAAEAASRAIVAWGRPAAAVTHLVVCTNAGVHEPGADLRLAGLLGLLPAVRRTLLYHHGCSAGVAALRVAKDIAENNRGARVLVACTQANILLFSPPDDDAHVDILVAMALFGDGAGAVVVGADPTGSPVERPLFHMVSASQTTLPGTDHAVVMNLSERGLTGSHLSVEVPMLVQGSIERRLVDTLAPLGLPDVGDGGWNGLFWAVHPGGRAILDGYEAVLGLEPWKLAASRHVLREYGNMSGATVIFVLDEIRRRRQDGSDKEGKDCEWGVMSGLGPGLTMETVVLHATGSQDEK; encoded by the exons ATGGCTGCAAGTGCCCATCCGGACACCGTCCTGTGTGACATCCATCAGAGACAGCGTGCCGATGGCCCCGCGGCAATACTGGGCATCGGCGTGGCATACCCGACGAACTGCATCCACCAAGACGACTTCACCGACTGGTACTTCGGTGTCACCAAGAGCGACCACCTCACCAAGCTCAATGCCAAGATGAAGAAAATAT GCGACAAATCCGGCATCAAGAAGCGCCATTTCTACCACACCGAGGAGATGATCGGCGGCCACCCGGAGATAATCGACCCCGCAGCTCCGTCGCTTGGCGTGCGGCAGGGCATCGCCGCGAACGCCGCGCACAGCCTCGCCGCGGAGGCCGCGTCGAGGGCGATCGTGGCCTGGGGCCGCCCGGCGGCCGCCGTTACACACCTCGTTGTCTGCACCAACGCCGGCGTCCACGAGCCGGGCGCAGACCTTCGCCTCGCCGGGCTCCTCGGACTCCTGCCGGCCGTGCGCCGCACACTGCTCTACCATCACGGCTGctccgccggcgtcgccgcgcTCCGCGTCGCCAAGGACATCGCCGAGAACAACCGCGGCGCCCGCGTGCTCGTGGCCTGTACGCAAGCCAACATCCTGTTGTTCAGCCCCCCGGACGACGACGCTCACGTCGACATCCTCGTCGCCATGGCCCTgttcggcgacggcgccggcgcggtcgTCGTCGGCGCGGACCCGACCGGCAGCCCCGTCGAGCGCCCCCTCTTCCACATGGTGTCGGCCTCGCAGACGACGTTGCCGGGCACAGACCACGCCGTGGTGATGAATCTCAGCGAGCGCGGCCTCACCGGCAGCCACTTGTCCGTCGAGGTCCCGATGCTTGTCCAGGGCAGTATAGAGCGGCGCCTGGTGGACACGCTGGCGCCGCTGGGCCTTCCGgacgtcggcgacggcggctggaACGGGCTCTTCTGGGCGGTGCACCCCGGTGGCCGCGCCATCTTGGACGGCTACGAGGCCGTCCTCGGTCTGGAGCCGTGGAAGCTTGCGGCAAGCCGGCACGTGCTGAGGGAGTACGGCAACATGAGCGGTGCGACGGTGATCTTTGTTCTCGACGAgatacgccgccgccggcaagatGGCTCTGACAAGGAAGGGAAGGACTGCGAGTGGGGAGTTATGTCGGGGCTCGGGCCGGGACTCACGATGGAGACTGTAGTGTTACATGCCACCGGCAGTCAGGATGAGAAGTAG
- the LOC120685007 gene encoding bisdemethoxycurcumin synthase-like produces MGATAALLEQNQRAAVLAIGTANPANSVLQPSLAEAIAGYLELCLQDEFPDWYFRVTRNEHRPTLKAKMKRLCEKSGIRKRHFHHTEEMIGSHPELLDRAQPSLSARLRITADAVPELAAAAAEKAIAEWSRPAGDITHLVFSTNSSAGLPGPDVSLAALLGLRPTVRRTALYLHGCSAGAAAFRVAEDLAGNGDGARVLVVCAEAIVIGFGAHDEANYDGLVVNSVFGDGAGAAIIGAGAVAAVECPIFHMVATSQARLPGTEPAVWVRLGESGLGYNVSAELPALVSVEKCVADAVAPLGLAAGRGGWNSLFWAMHPGGRAILDSYEAALGLEPEKLAASRRVLGEYGNMLGATIIFVLDEVRRRRQVGDVACEWGVMLALGPGLTVETMVLQAAGSRDEK; encoded by the exons ATGGGCGCCACCGCAGCTCTCCTCGAGCAGAACCAGCGCGCCGCCGTGTTGGCCATAGGCACGGCCAACCCggcgaactccgtcctccaa CCGTCtttagcggaagctatagccggctatttagaaCTCTGCCTCCAAGACGAGTTCCCCGACTGGTACTTCCGGGTCACCAGGAACGAGCACCGCCCAACGCTCAAGGCCAAGATGAAGAGACTAT GTGAGAAATCAGGCATCCGGAAGCGTCATTTCCACCATACAGAGGAGATGATCGGCAGCCACCCCGAGCTCCTGGACCGTGCCCAGCCGTCCCTCAGCGCACGGCTGCGCATCACCGCCGACGCCgtgcccgagctcgccgccgccgcggcggagaaGGCGATCGCGGAGTGGAGCCGCCCGGCGGGCGACATCACGCACCTCGTCTTCAGCACCAACTCCAGCGCGGGCCTGCCGGGCCCGGACGTCAGCCTGGCGGCGCTCCTGGGCC TCCGCCCTACCGTCCGCCGCACCGCGCTCTACCTCCACGGctgctccgccggcgccgccgcgttccgCGTCGCCGAGGACCTCGCCGGGAACGGCGACGGAGCGCGGGTGCTGGTGGTCTGCGCCGAGGCCATCGTCATCGGCTTCGGCGCCCACGACGAGGCGAACTACGACGGCCTGGTTGTCAACTCCGTTttcggcgacggcgccggcgctgcgatcatcggcgccggcgcggtcgccgccgtcgaGTGCCCCATTTTCCACATGGTGGCCACCTCGCAAGCGAGGTTGCCGGGGACAGAGCCCGCCGTCTGGGTGCGCCTCGGCGAGAGCGGCCTTGGCTACAACGTGTCCGCCGAGCTTCCAGCTCTTGTCAGCGTCGAGAAGTGCGTGGCGGACGCGGTGGCGCCGCTGGGCCTCGCTGCCGGCAGGGGCGGTTGGAACAGCCTCTTCTGGGCGATGCACCCCGGCGGCCGTGCGATCTTGGACAGCTACGAGGCCGCTCTTGGGTTGGAGCCGGAGAAGCTGGCGGCCAGCCGGCGTGTGCTCGGCGAGTACGGCAACATGCTCGGCGCGACGATCATCTTTGTTCTCGACGaggtgcggcgccgccgccaagtTGGTGACGTGGCCTGCGAATGGGGCGTCATGCTAGCGCTCGGACCGGGACTCACTGTCGAGACGATGGTGCTGCAGGCCGCGGGCAGCCGGGACGAGAAATAA